A region of Sulfurimonas sp. DNA encodes the following proteins:
- a CDS encoding C40 family peptidase: MLRLLLIASILLLFSGCSSRTLRQHSQPATSSKIIKNKEQPKYKPKKQNWITTALYHEYKKWYHTPYKYGGINKNGLDCSSLIQIVYRDAFSIRLPRTTKDQVKKGYLISKNTTKEGDLVFFKTGYNSRHAGIVIEKGKFMHTSQKNGVSISSMSNPYWKSRYWQSRRILP; this comes from the coding sequence ATGCTACGACTTTTACTCATAGCATCTATCCTTCTTCTTTTTAGTGGATGCTCTTCACGAACACTGAGACAACACTCACAGCCAGCAACTTCCTCAAAAATTATAAAGAATAAAGAACAACCAAAATACAAACCTAAAAAACAAAACTGGATAACAACTGCTCTATATCATGAGTATAAAAAGTGGTACCACACGCCATACAAATATGGTGGAATTAATAAAAATGGCTTAGACTGTTCTTCTCTTATTCAAATAGTATATAGAGATGCTTTTAGCATAAGACTTCCTAGAACCACAAAAGATCAAGTAAAAAAAGGTTATCTTATTAGTAAAAATACCACTAAAGAAGGAGATTTAGTTTTTTTTAAAACAGGCTATAACTCACGCCATGCTGGTATAGTTATAGAAAAAGGCAAGTTTATGCATACTTCACAAAAAAATGGAGTTAGCATTTCTAGTATGAGCAATCCGTATTGGAAGAGTAGATATTGGCAAAGTAGAAGGATTTTACCTTAG
- the ispG gene encoding flavodoxin-dependent (E)-4-hydroxy-3-methylbut-2-enyl-diphosphate synthase, with product MIKRVQTKKIFVGNVAVGGDAPISTQSMTYSKTADIASTVEQIKRLHFAGCDIVRCAVPDMADALALKSIKEQIELPLVADIHFNHKLALIAAEVVDCIRINPGNIGSKEKVAEVVKACQQRNIPIRIGVNSGSLEKEFNNKYGQTAEGMVASAEYNIKYLEDLGFSDIKISLKASDVQRTVDAYRMLRPKNNYPFHLGVTEAGTLFHATVKSSIGLGTLLLDGIGDTMRVSITGELEEEINVARAILKDSGAMPDGLNIISCPTCGRIEADLVSAVAEIEKRTAHIKAPLNVSVMGCVVNAIGEAAHADVAIAYGKGKGLVMVKGKVVANLNESELVDRFVDEVENMAKRND from the coding sequence ATGATAAAAAGAGTCCAAACTAAAAAAATATTTGTCGGAAATGTAGCAGTTGGTGGAGATGCACCAATAAGTACACAATCTATGACATACTCAAAAACTGCTGACATAGCATCTACAGTTGAGCAGATAAAAAGACTTCACTTTGCAGGTTGCGATATTGTTCGTTGTGCTGTTCCTGATATGGCAGATGCACTTGCACTTAAATCTATTAAAGAGCAGATTGAACTTCCTCTTGTTGCAGATATTCATTTTAACCATAAACTTGCTCTTATAGCTGCTGAAGTTGTTGACTGCATCCGCATAAACCCTGGCAACATTGGCTCAAAAGAAAAAGTAGCCGAAGTTGTAAAAGCTTGTCAACAAAGAAATATACCTATTCGTATCGGTGTAAATTCTGGAAGTTTAGAAAAAGAATTTAATAATAAATATGGACAAACAGCGGAAGGAATGGTTGCATCTGCTGAGTACAACATAAAATATTTAGAAGATTTAGGCTTTAGCGATATAAAAATATCACTAAAAGCTAGTGATGTACAAAGAACGGTAGATGCCTACAGAATGTTGCGTCCAAAAAATAACTACCCTTTTCATCTTGGAGTAACAGAAGCTGGAACTCTTTTTCATGCAACTGTAAAAAGTTCTATCGGTCTTGGAACACTTTTACTCGATGGTATTGGCGATACTATGCGTGTAAGTATCACAGGTGAACTCGAAGAAGAGATAAATGTTGCTCGCGCAATTTTAAAAGATAGTGGAGCGATGCCAGATGGTCTTAACATCATTTCTTGTCCAACTTGTGGACGAATCGAAGCTGACCTAGTTAGTGCCGTCGCTGAGATAGAAAAAAGAACCGCACATATAAAAGCACCTCTAAATGTTTCGGTAATGGGATGTGTCGTAAATGCCATAGGAGAAGCCGCTCACGCTGATGTAGCCATAGCATATGGAAAAGGTAAAGGTCTTGTAATGGTTAAAGGCAAAGTTGTCGCAAATCTAAATGAGAGTGAACTTGTTGATAGGTTTGTAGACGAAGTTGAGAATATGGCTAAGAGGAACGATTAG
- a CDS encoding replicative DNA helicase, producing the protein MQDNLYNLAFERSILSSIVFEPQQFDDLSVALNEDDFYLPAHRDIFLAMNTLMQKDQPIDEEFIKKELIKIKKFDEQVMLEILSANPISNTKAYVDEIKDKSLKRHLLTLTTEIKRVTVEEELPSAEVIDIVEKKLYEITQDNQTSDFKDSPKMTFDTMAYIQEMKDRGNSVLVGVDTGFHELNKMTTGFGKGDLVIIAARPAMGKTSFVLNTVNSLITQGKGVAFFSLEMPAEQLMLRLLSIQTSIPLTQLRLGDMNDEQWSSLHGAIDKMNSAKLFVDDQGSININQLRSKLRKLKNQHPEIEIAVIDYLQIMSGVGTQDRHLQVSEISRGLKMLARELDMPIVALSQLNRGLEARNDKRPMLSDIRESGSIEQDADIILFVYRDDVYLYKEEKEREKAAKSEGKEFISEYVEKDEEDAEIIIGKQRNGPTGHVKLVFQKKLTRFVDAPKFSAGVETSYENVDTRSANINIGNNSISMTPI; encoded by the coding sequence TTGCAAGATAACCTATATAACTTAGCCTTTGAAAGAAGTATTTTAAGTTCCATAGTCTTTGAACCTCAGCAGTTTGATGACTTAAGCGTAGCCTTAAACGAAGATGATTTTTACTTACCAGCTCATAGAGATATATTTTTAGCCATGAATACTTTAATGCAAAAAGACCAACCTATTGATGAAGAGTTTATAAAAAAAGAACTCATAAAAATCAAAAAATTTGATGAACAAGTTATGCTTGAGATTTTGTCTGCAAACCCTATCTCAAACACAAAAGCTTATGTTGATGAAATCAAAGACAAGTCTTTAAAGCGTCACCTGCTCACACTTACAACAGAGATAAAAAGAGTTACCGTTGAAGAAGAACTTCCATCTGCTGAAGTTATTGATATTGTTGAAAAAAAACTTTATGAAATAACTCAAGACAACCAAACAAGTGATTTTAAAGACTCTCCTAAAATGACCTTTGACACAATGGCATACATACAAGAGATGAAAGACAGAGGGAATAGTGTTCTTGTAGGAGTAGATACAGGTTTTCATGAACTAAATAAGATGACAACTGGGTTTGGTAAAGGTGACTTAGTTATCATCGCTGCAAGACCTGCTATGGGGAAAACTTCATTTGTTCTTAACACAGTAAATTCTCTTATAACTCAGGGTAAAGGTGTTGCCTTCTTTTCTTTAGAGATGCCAGCAGAACAACTTATGTTAAGGCTTCTTAGTATTCAAACATCTATACCTCTTACCCAACTACGTCTTGGTGATATGAACGATGAACAATGGAGTTCACTTCATGGTGCGATAGATAAAATGAATAGTGCCAAACTATTTGTTGATGACCAAGGAAGTATAAATATAAATCAACTTCGTTCAAAACTTAGAAAACTAAAAAACCAGCACCCAGAAATAGAAATAGCAGTCATTGATTATTTACAAATTATGAGTGGTGTCGGAACACAAGATAGACATTTACAAGTTTCTGAAATATCTCGTGGTTTAAAAATGCTCGCTCGTGAGTTAGATATGCCCATAGTCGCACTTTCTCAACTTAACCGTGGTCTTGAGGCTAGAAATGACAAACGACCTATGCTGAGCGATATTCGTGAGTCTGGTTCTATTGAGCAAGATGCAGATATTATTCTTTTTGTTTATCGTGATGATGTTTATCTTTATAAAGAAGAAAAAGAGAGAGAAAAAGCTGCGAAAAGTGAAGGCAAGGAGTTTATATCTGAGTATGTAGAAAAAGATGAAGAAGATGCTGAAATCATAATAGGAAAACAGAGAAATGGTCCAACAGGACATGTAA
- the ribA gene encoding GTP cyclohydrolase II: MNIEISQIANLPSKFGHFKVKAFKEGAKEHLVIYKDNLDEVPIVRVHSECLTGDAIGSLKCDCGEQLEYALNLANKTNGMVIYLRQEGRNIGLLNKINAYALQDDGLNTVEANHQLGFRTDERTYEMVTYILHHFGIKKIKLLTNNPDKISSISDIEIVQRVPIIMKSNTHNEDYLNIKKDELGHLL, from the coding sequence TTGAATATAGAGATTTCACAAATAGCAAACTTACCATCAAAATTTGGTCACTTCAAAGTAAAAGCCTTTAAAGAAGGGGCAAAAGAACATCTTGTAATATATAAAGACAACTTAGATGAAGTGCCTATAGTTAGGGTTCATTCAGAATGTTTAACAGGAGATGCTATAGGTAGTTTAAAGTGTGATTGCGGAGAACAACTTGAATACGCACTAAATCTGGCAAATAAAACCAATGGAATGGTTATTTATTTACGACAAGAGGGACGCAATATTGGTCTTTTAAACAAAATAAATGCTTATGCTCTTCAAGATGATGGACTAAATACAGTAGAAGCAAATCATCAACTAGGCTTTCGTACTGATGAGAGAACTTATGAGATGGTTACATATATACTTCATCACTTTGGCATAAAAAAAATAAAATTACTTACAAATAATCCAGATAAAATTAGTTCTATTAGTGATATTGAGATTGTACAAAGAGTTCCTATAATTATGAAATCAAATACTCACAATGAAGATTATTTAAATATAAAAAAAGATGAACTTGGGCATCTACTGTAA
- a CDS encoding agmatine deiminase family protein, whose translation MKHLIAEFGEQSFTQVIFPHKKTDWIECLDEAQNTFINIINSIIKYQKCLVICGNLRAVKEFFDKNDNLFFVEYESNDTWARDCSALSIKDSNEVKLLNFTFNAWGEKFEFEKDNLLSRDIKKYYKAQMQTIDFVLEGGAIESNGDGLILTTSTCMLNKNRNPKMSKNEITKKLKNEFGASEILYLNHGYLAGDDTDSHVDTLARFVDAKTIMYVKCEDEVDEHFEELKKMEDELKEFASRLKLNLIALPMTDAIYEDSKRLPATYANFLFVNGAVLVPTYGVKQDVEALDIFKNTFKNREIIGINCSTLIKQHGSLHCVTMNFASGINLN comes from the coding sequence ATGAAACACTTAATCGCAGAATTTGGGGAGCAAAGTTTTACTCAAGTAATCTTTCCTCATAAAAAAACTGATTGGATAGAGTGTTTAGATGAGGCTCAAAACACTTTTATAAACATAATCAACTCTATTATAAAGTACCAAAAATGTTTAGTAATATGTGGAAATCTAAGAGCCGTAAAAGAGTTTTTTGACAAAAATGATAATCTTTTTTTCGTAGAGTATGAAAGTAATGATACTTGGGCAAGAGATTGTTCTGCTTTATCTATCAAAGATTCAAATGAAGTAAAACTTCTTAACTTCACTTTTAATGCTTGGGGAGAAAAGTTTGAGTTTGAAAAAGATAATCTTTTAAGTAGAGATATAAAAAAATATTACAAAGCTCAGATGCAAACAATAGACTTTGTTTTAGAAGGTGGAGCGATTGAGAGTAATGGTGACGGCTTAATTCTTACTACCTCAACTTGTATGTTAAATAAAAATAGAAATCCAAAAATGAGTAAAAATGAAATAACTAAAAAACTGAAAAATGAGTTTGGAGCAAGTGAAATTTTATATTTAAATCATGGTTATTTAGCAGGTGATGATACCGACTCACATGTAGATACACTTGCAAGATTTGTAGATGCTAAGACTATTATGTATGTTAAATGTGAAGATGAAGTGGATGAACATTTTGAAGAGTTAAAAAAGATGGAGGATGAACTCAAAGAGTTTGCATCTAGGCTAAAACTAAATTTAATCGCACTTCCAATGACAGATGCTATCTATGAAGATAGTAAAAGATTACCCGCTACTTATGCAAACTTTCTTTTTGTAAATGGTGCTGTTTTAGTTCCTACCTATGGAGTTAAACAAGATGTAGAAGCTTTAGATATTTTTAAAAATACCTTTAAAAATAGAGAAATCATTGGTATCAATTGCTCTACTCTCATAAAACAACATGGTTCACTTCACTGTGTTACTATGAACTTCGCTAGTGGAATTAACCTCAACTAA
- a CDS encoding type II toxin-antitoxin system PemK/MazF family toxin, protein MFQKGEIYLAKLNPKKGNEVGKIRPVLIYQTNILNECEHPTTIILPISTVLIDNAYPLRYRITKRDKLDKTSDVLCDQIRALDNQRILEGFLTKLTYQEILEIDKQVKIVLDIEI, encoded by the coding sequence ATGTTTCAAAAAGGTGAAATATATCTAGCTAAACTTAACCCTAAAAAAGGGAATGAAGTTGGCAAAATAAGACCTGTTTTAATTTATCAAACAAATATTTTAAATGAGTGTGAACACCCTACAACTATTATTTTACCAATTTCAACTGTTTTAATAGATAATGCTTACCCTTTAAGATATAGAATTACTAAAAGAGATAAGTTAGATAAAACAAGTGATGTCCTATGTGACCAAATAAGAGCTTTAGATAATCAAAGAATCTTGGAAGGTTTCCTTACTAAACTTACTTATCAAGAGATACTTGAGATAGATAAACAAGTTAAAATTGTACTAGACATTGAAATATAA
- a CDS encoding PP0621 family protein, with product MIKYLVVIGVIAFVYFVFIKKKPKVAQKKETRKKEDKQSNDMIECKECGIYCELDDTILSNNKYYCSKECVEKS from the coding sequence ATGATAAAATATCTAGTTGTAATAGGAGTAATAGCCTTTGTTTACTTTGTTTTTATTAAGAAAAAACCTAAAGTAGCACAAAAAAAAGAAACTCGCAAGAAAGAAGATAAACAGAGTAATGACATGATAGAGTGTAAAGAGTGTGGCATCTACTGCGAGCTTGATGATACAATTTTGAGTAACAACAAATACTATTGCTCAAAAGAGTGCGTGGAGAAATCATAA
- a CDS encoding TonB-dependent receptor, with protein sequence MNKIIPLSLVAVASLYASEVQLAPINVESTVITQVSQNAQVSADLAQALSTNVPSIDMNRRSGIANDVYIRGQKRDNISVEVDGTKVCGACPNRMDPPVSHVLANQIETIEVIEGPYDVETFGTMSGGIKIKTKAPTQKLHGEVNLGYGSFNYTKVGVTLSGGNDIIRVLVSGSSESSDQYKDGNGDTLSQQTKKNASVNGNKYQTKYEDMRAYKKDSIMSKAFITTAQDQELRLSYTANRSSDVLYPNTPMDAIRDDSNVYSVEYNVDSVNDIYKNVNLQYYYSDVDHPMSTEYRNAGLGGMTNTTNHMKTTMQGIKLKNSFDIANHKLLVGLDGSERTWKGHYINNNNGATKGTSIADTTTTNMAIFAKVEKAYGAFNVSLGARYDSTELKSEDANGDTQNYSALNANIFTAYNLNKDNKIFLGFGQASRVPDARELYFRKGPNQVGTPELEQTTNREVDFGYETDNDAFKLKIKGFYSMLSDYIYYQKQANNVAVTKNNFNNIDATVYGAELSASVYATDTVTVDAGVSYKRGEKDKALAGQTDKDLSDMAPLRGNVALNYEYKNNSIASLEVQASDTWSNYDSDNGEQELGSWAVLNLKVKHAVNKNFDFTLGINNLLDETYAQSNTYADLTLVAGGAIDIMLLNEPGRYIYTNLTFKF encoded by the coding sequence ATGAATAAAATTATACCTCTTTCATTAGTTGCTGTGGCTTCTCTTTATGCAAGCGAAGTTCAACTAGCTCCAATTAATGTAGAATCAACAGTAATCACACAAGTTAGCCAAAATGCTCAAGTATCAGCAGATTTAGCTCAAGCACTAAGCACAAATGTGCCAAGTATAGATATGAACCGTCGTAGTGGTATCGCAAATGATGTTTATATTCGCGGTCAAAAAAGAGATAACATCTCAGTTGAAGTTGATGGAACAAAAGTTTGCGGAGCATGTCCCAACAGAATGGATCCACCTGTTTCTCATGTACTTGCAAATCAAATCGAAACAATAGAAGTTATAGAAGGTCCTTACGATGTTGAGACTTTTGGAACTATGAGTGGTGGTATAAAAATCAAAACTAAAGCTCCTACGCAAAAACTTCATGGTGAAGTAAATCTTGGTTATGGTAGTTTTAACTATACAAAAGTTGGCGTTACACTAAGTGGTGGTAATGATATTATCCGTGTTTTAGTAAGTGGTTCTAGTGAATCAAGTGACCAATACAAAGATGGTAATGGAGATACTCTTTCACAACAAACTAAAAAGAATGCTTCAGTAAATGGAAATAAATATCAAACTAAATATGAAGATATGAGAGCATATAAAAAAGATTCTATTATGTCTAAAGCTTTCATCACTACTGCTCAAGATCAAGAACTTCGTTTAAGTTACACTGCTAACAGAAGTAGTGATGTTCTTTATCCAAACACTCCAATGGATGCTATTAGAGATGATTCAAATGTCTATAGCGTAGAGTACAATGTTGATAGTGTAAATGATATATATAAAAATGTAAATCTACAGTACTACTACTCTGATGTTGACCATCCAATGAGTACAGAGTATAGAAATGCAGGTTTAGGAGGCATGACAAACACTACTAACCACATGAAAACTACTATGCAAGGTATAAAACTTAAAAACAGTTTTGACATTGCTAATCATAAACTTTTAGTTGGATTAGATGGTAGTGAGAGAACTTGGAAAGGTCACTATATCAACAATAACAATGGAGCAACTAAAGGAACTAGTATCGCAGATACTACTACTACAAATATGGCTATCTTTGCAAAAGTAGAAAAAGCCTATGGTGCTTTCAATGTTTCTCTTGGTGCTAGATATGACTCAACTGAGCTAAAATCAGAAGATGCTAATGGTGATACTCAAAATTATTCAGCACTAAATGCAAATATTTTCACTGCATATAACCTAAACAAAGACAATAAAATATTTTTAGGTTTTGGTCAAGCTTCTCGTGTTCCAGATGCTAGAGAGTTATACTTTAGAAAAGGTCCAAATCAAGTTGGTACTCCAGAGCTAGAACAAACAACAAATAGAGAAGTTGACTTTGGATATGAAACTGATAACGATGCATTTAAACTAAAAATCAAAGGTTTTTACTCAATGCTTAGTGACTATATCTACTACCAAAAACAAGCAAATAATGTAGCAGTTACTAAAAACAACTTTAACAACATAGATGCAACAGTTTATGGAGCAGAGTTAAGTGCTTCTGTTTATGCAACTGATACTGTTACTGTAGATGCTGGCGTATCATATAAAAGAGGTGAAAAAGATAAAGCTTTAGCGGGACAAACTGATAAAGACTTATCAGATATGGCACCACTTAGAGGAAATGTAGCTCTTAATTATGAATATAAAAACAACTCAATTGCAAGCCTTGAAGTGCAAGCATCTGATACTTGGAGTAATTATGACTCAGACAATGGTGAACAAGAATTAGGTTCATGGGCTGTACTTAACCTAAAAGTAAAACATGCTGTTAATAAAAACTTTGATTTTACTCTTGGTATTAATAACTTACTTGATGAAACTTATGCACAGAGTAATACTTATGCCGATTTAACTTTAGTAGCTGGTGGTGCAATAGATATCATGCTTCTTAATGAACCAGGAAGATACATCTACACTAACTTAACTTTTAAGTTCTAA
- a CDS encoding fatty acid desaturase CarF family protein, which translates to MFLKKQEEFNNAMQKYHQNKFYQHVYTFVSVVNIGLEVILLYILFTLNISWFWMLPVFLIAYFSTDFLNGFVHLYMDNNDNYNSFAGVFIARFHLHHKTPTYKNKNVFVIYFNESGSKFWLVPYLIVVLFLSTLDINHIFLTVLILVGILSSFAEVSHYLCHNSKSKIVLFLQKIGLLLSMNHHERHHMEDNNRYAFLNGMSDFILDKIAKIFYGGYKDNLDKHYEMYREEDTSNRSS; encoded by the coding sequence GTGTTTTTAAAAAAGCAAGAAGAATTTAATAATGCAATGCAAAAGTATCATCAAAATAAATTTTATCAGCATGTATATACCTTTGTTTCAGTCGTAAATATAGGTTTAGAAGTTATTTTATTATATATTTTATTTACACTTAATATTTCATGGTTTTGGATGCTTCCTGTATTTTTAATTGCTTATTTTTCAACAGATTTTTTAAATGGTTTTGTACATTTATATATGGATAATAATGACAATTACAACTCTTTCGCGGGAGTTTTTATAGCTAGGTTTCATCTGCATCATAAAACACCAACATATAAAAACAAGAATGTATTTGTTATTTATTTTAATGAATCAGGTTCAAAATTTTGGTTAGTGCCTTATCTTATTGTGGTGCTTTTTCTTAGCACTTTAGATATAAATCATATTTTCTTAACAGTATTAATTTTAGTTGGAATATTATCATCATTTGCGGAAGTATCACACTACTTATGTCATAACTCTAAATCTAAAATAGTTTTATTCTTACAAAAAATAGGATTGCTTTTATCTATGAATCATCACGAGCGTCATCATATGGAAGATAATAATAGATATGCTTTTTTAAATGGTATGAGTGATTTTATTTTGGATAAAATAGCTAAAATTTTTTATGGTGGATATAAAGATAATTTGGACAAACATTATGAGATGTATCGAGAAGAAGATACTTCTAATCGTTCCTCTTAG
- the rsmG gene encoding 16S rRNA (guanine(527)-N(7))-methyltransferase RsmG, with product MNLKTTIEQENIELPDDFFYNIQKYKEHLFKWNKIHNLTGAKDESTIDEFIYDAIFPLTFLEKTKNLLDIGTGAGFPGMILAMAMPQTEVTLVEPLKKRAGFLQFIKADLGLKNVRVVKMKVEEMESEIFELITSRAVTDTNMLLDLSKNFRDENSKLLFYKGEKVYDEINDSIKHKIIKTKNRHYLLIGENI from the coding sequence TTGAACCTAAAAACTACTATCGAACAAGAAAACATAGAACTACCAGATGACTTTTTTTATAATATTCAAAAGTACAAAGAACATCTTTTTAAATGGAACAAAATTCATAACCTAACAGGTGCTAAAGATGAATCAACTATAGATGAATTTATCTATGATGCTATTTTTCCTCTTACTTTTTTAGAGAAAACAAAAAATCTTTTAGATATTGGAACTGGTGCTGGTTTTCCAGGAATGATACTTGCAATGGCTATGCCCCAAACAGAAGTTACTTTAGTAGAACCTCTAAAAAAAAGAGCTGGTTTTTTGCAATTTATAAAAGCTGACTTAGGTCTTAAAAATGTTAGAGTTGTAAAAATGAAAGTTGAGGAAATGGAGAGTGAAATCTTTGAGCTTATCACATCAAGAGCAGTAACTGATACAAATATGCTGCTAGATTTAAGTAAAAACTTCAGAGATGAAAATTCTAAACTCCTTTTTTATAAAGGCGAAAAAGTTTATGATGAAATTAATGATAGCATTAAACATAAAATTATAAAAACTAAAAATAGACACTACTTACTTATTGGAGAAAATATATAA
- a CDS encoding DNA-binding protein, protein MHTITLKSDDTFYNTLEDMVKTLHTTKSDLIRKAVVYYKDALEKERLKEQIKNASFKVREESLKISQEFEPTVNDGL, encoded by the coding sequence ATGCATACAATTACTTTAAAATCCGATGATACATTCTATAACACATTAGAAGATATGGTTAAGACTTTACATACAACGAAGAGTGATTTAATTAGAAAAGCAGTTGTTTACTATAAAGATGCCTTAGAAAAAGAAAGACTTAAAGAACAAATAAAAAATGCTTCTTTTAAAGTAAGAGAAGAGAGTTTAAAAATCTCTCAGGAATTTGAACCTACTGTAAATGATGGTCTATAA
- a CDS encoding PAS domain-containing protein, which translates to MTRPTPINTEIKFSTKKYIISKTDKKGIIIEVNDYFMKVSGYKESELIGQSHNILRHPDMPKAVFTMLWDRLLKGKGITAVVKNLAKDGRYYWVVADFEMIRDHKTDKIIAFSSFRKAPPQKAIDKMTLVYEKLLEIEKRDGTHDSLKYFQGFLDRNKITYDEFIKELVEEGGLFKSLKSIFS; encoded by the coding sequence TTGACACGACCAACACCGATCAATACTGAAATAAAATTTAGTACAAAAAAATACATAATCTCTAAAACAGATAAAAAAGGTATCATTATAGAAGTTAATGATTATTTCATGAAAGTATCTGGCTATAAAGAGTCTGAGCTTATAGGTCAATCACATAACATCCTAAGACATCCTGACATGCCAAAAGCAGTATTTACAATGCTGTGGGATAGACTTTTAAAAGGTAAAGGCATTACTGCTGTTGTTAAAAATCTGGCCAAAGATGGACGCTACTATTGGGTTGTTGCAGATTTTGAGATGATAAGAGATCATAAAACAGATAAAATCATTGCTTTTTCATCTTTTAGAAAAGCACCTCCACAAAAAGCAATAGATAAAATGACTCTTGTTTATGAAAAACTTCTAGAGATAGAAAAAAGAGATGGAACACATGATTCGCTGAAATATTTTCAAGGATTTTTAGATAGAAACAAAATAACTTATGATGAATTTATAAAAGAGTTAGTTGAAGAAGGTGGTTTATTTAAATCACTTAAAAGTATATTTTCATAA
- a CDS encoding alanine racemase: MAYITLNKNNFFNNLDIITNHAKSKDKVAIVLKDNAYGHGLLEIASMAKEYGIKKAVVRSEIEAKKIEKFFEYILVLADYPSEVNDKIRYTINDINSIGKFTKGTKVELKVDSGMHRNGIDKSELKLAFLKIKKAGLNLEAVFSHHRSADELTSEWFWQNSNFKKIKAEAKKLAKEFGFNSLRFHSANSASLLRTLDFNEDMARVGIAVYGCLDANEELLPVLCLYADKISSRDVKKGQKVGYGATKIIEKDCTVSNYNFGYADGFFRTLSNNFTTPDAKELVGRISMDNSSFISEDEKLLIFNDARVVAPLVGTISYEILTSLKADLKREIT; this comes from the coding sequence ATGGCTTACATAACTTTAAATAAAAATAATTTTTTTAATAACCTTGATATTATCACAAATCATGCTAAAAGCAAAGATAAAGTAGCGATAGTTTTAAAAGACAACGCTTACGGACATGGACTTCTTGAAATAGCATCTATGGCTAAAGAATATGGCATAAAAAAAGCAGTTGTTCGCTCTGAAATAGAAGCAAAAAAAATAGAGAAGTTTTTTGAATATATTTTAGTTTTAGCGGATTATCCATCAGAAGTAAATGATAAAATAAGATATACAATTAACGATATAAATTCAATTGGGAAGTTTACAAAAGGAACTAAAGTAGAGCTAAAAGTTGATTCAGGGATGCATAGAAATGGCATAGATAAAAGTGAATTAAAACTAGCATTTTTAAAAATAAAAAAAGCAGGGCTTAATTTAGAAGCTGTTTTTTCGCATCATAGAAGTGCTGATGAGTTAACAAGTGAATGGTTTTGGCAAAACTCTAATTTTAAAAAGATTAAAGCCGAGGCAAAAAAGTTAGCTAAAGAATTTGGTTTTAACTCACTTAGATTTCATTCAGCAAACTCGGCATCTCTACTTAGAACTTTAGATTTTAATGAAGATATGGCAAGGGTTGGCATCGCTGTTTATGGTTGTCTAGATGCTAATGAAGAATTATTACCTGTTCTTTGTTTGTACGCAGATAAAATATCTTCAAGAGATGTCAAAAAAGGTCAAAAAGTCGGCTATGGAGCAACTAAGATAATTGAAAAAGATTGTACCGTTTCAAACTATAACTTTGGTTATGCTGATGGATTTTTTAGAACACTCTCAAACAACTTTACAACTCCAGATGCAAAAGAGTTAGTTGGAAGAATATCTATGGATAATAGTTCATTTATTAGTGAAGATGAAAAACTTTTAATTTTTAATGATGCACGAGTTGTTGCTCCATTGGTAGGAACTATATCTTATGAAATATTAACATCTTTAAAAGCAGATTTAAAAAGAGAGATAACTTAA